From Streptomyces yatensis, one genomic window encodes:
- a CDS encoding alpha-N-arabinofuranosidase: MPQTPSPSASAASATASARFTLDPAFAVGEVNPRLFGSFVEHLGRCVYTGIHEPGHPAADEAGLRTDVLALIRELGVSVIRYPGGNFVSGYKWEDGVGPVEERPRRLDLAWRSTETNRFGLSEYIDFVRKVDGEPMMALNLGTRGVADALELQEYANHPSGTALADLRIGHGDKDPYGIRLWCLGNEMDGPWQTGHKTAEEYGRLAAETARAMRQIDPEVELVACGSSNQSMPTFATWEATVLRETYDLVDHISLHAYYEERDGDRDSFLASAVDMESFIENVVATCDHIGARLKSKKKINLSFDEWNVWYQTHYHHAEPLNWEEAPRLLEDNYSVTDAVVVGSLLIALLRHADRVTVACLAQLVNVIAPIMTEPGGPAWRQTTFYPFAQASAHGRGRVLQVNVDGPAYETAVYGEVPLLHATAVLDESTGAVTVFAVNRDQQRPLPLEVALHALPVTRVVEHTVLADADPEARNTLTDPERVTPHPGEGTALADGALRTTLEPMSWNVIRLA, translated from the coding sequence ATGCCGCAGACCCCTTCCCCTTCCGCCTCCGCCGCCTCTGCCACCGCCTCCGCCCGGTTCACCCTCGACCCCGCCTTCGCCGTCGGCGAGGTCAACCCCCGCCTCTTCGGCTCGTTCGTCGAGCACCTCGGCCGCTGCGTCTACACCGGCATCCATGAGCCCGGCCACCCGGCCGCCGACGAGGCCGGGCTGCGGACCGATGTCCTCGCGCTGATCCGCGAGCTGGGCGTCAGCGTCATCCGGTATCCCGGTGGCAACTTCGTCTCCGGCTACAAGTGGGAGGACGGCGTCGGGCCGGTGGAGGAGCGGCCGCGCCGGCTCGATCTCGCGTGGCGGTCCACCGAGACCAATCGGTTCGGTCTCTCGGAGTACATCGACTTCGTCCGCAAGGTCGACGGCGAGCCCATGATGGCGCTCAACCTCGGCACACGCGGTGTCGCGGACGCCCTTGAGCTGCAGGAGTACGCGAACCACCCGTCCGGCACCGCCCTCGCCGACCTGCGGATCGGCCACGGCGACAAGGATCCGTACGGCATCCGGCTGTGGTGTCTGGGCAATGAGATGGACGGCCCCTGGCAGACCGGGCACAAGACCGCCGAGGAGTACGGACGGCTCGCCGCCGAGACCGCCCGCGCGATGCGGCAGATCGACCCGGAGGTGGAGCTGGTGGCCTGCGGCAGTTCCAACCAGTCGATGCCGACGTTCGCCACCTGGGAGGCGACGGTCCTGCGGGAGACGTATGACCTGGTCGACCACATCTCCCTGCACGCCTACTACGAGGAGCGCGACGGCGACCGCGACTCCTTCCTCGCCTCGGCCGTGGACATGGAGTCCTTCATCGAGAACGTCGTCGCCACCTGCGATCACATCGGCGCCCGGCTGAAGTCGAAGAAGAAGATCAACCTGTCCTTCGACGAGTGGAACGTCTGGTACCAGACCCACTATCACCACGCCGAGCCGCTCAACTGGGAGGAGGCCCCGCGCCTCCTGGAGGACAACTACTCCGTCACCGACGCCGTCGTGGTCGGCTCGCTGCTGATCGCCCTGCTCCGCCACGCCGACCGCGTCACCGTCGCCTGCCTCGCCCAGCTGGTCAACGTCATCGCCCCGATCATGACCGAACCGGGCGGCCCCGCCTGGCGGCAGACCACCTTCTACCCCTTCGCGCAGGCGTCGGCCCATGGGCGGGGGAGGGTGCTGCAGGTCAACGTCGACGGCCCGGCGTACGAGACGGCCGTCTACGGCGAGGTCCCGCTGCTGCACGCCACCGCCGTCCTCGACGAGTCCACCGGCGCGGTGACGGTCTTCGCGGTCAACCGCGACCAGCAGCGCCCCCTCCCGCTGGAGGTCGCCCTGCACGCCCTGCCGGTGACCCGCGTCGTCGAGCACACCGTCCTCGCCGACGCGGACCCCGAGGCCCGTAACACCCTCACGGACCCCGAGCGCGTCACCCCGCACCCCGGCGAGGGCACGGCGCTCGCGGACGGCGCCCTGCGCACCACGCTGGAGCCGATGTCCTGGAACGTCATCCGCCTGGCCTGA
- a CDS encoding GNAT family N-acetyltransferase produces the protein MNPEEVLALLDRQLRRDARADGHGTRVERDGNVVRQVGTDHDWNGILWTDLDESTADAAITAQTRYFASLGREFEWKAYAHDRPGDLGRRLTSAGFTPEPQEAVMVAPVRDLPTDATLPEGVHLRPVTDPAGVDLVANVHEQAFGTSSAHLRQRLLAQLAENSETLSMVVAMAGDLPVCAARMELNPGTDFAGLWGGGTVAAWRGRGIYRALVAHRARTAADLGYRYLQVDATDQSRPILERLGFTVLSTTTPYIYDPHHEA, from the coding sequence ATGAACCCTGAAGAAGTACTTGCCTTGTTGGACCGCCAGCTGAGGCGCGACGCGCGGGCCGACGGCCACGGAACCCGTGTCGAGCGTGACGGCAACGTCGTGCGGCAGGTCGGCACGGATCACGACTGGAACGGCATCCTCTGGACGGACCTCGACGAGAGCACGGCGGACGCCGCGATCACAGCCCAGACGCGGTACTTCGCCTCGCTCGGCCGCGAGTTCGAATGGAAGGCATACGCCCACGACCGGCCCGGTGACCTCGGGAGGCGGCTGACGTCGGCCGGGTTCACGCCCGAGCCGCAGGAGGCGGTGATGGTCGCGCCGGTCCGGGACCTGCCCACCGACGCCACACTGCCCGAAGGCGTCCACCTGCGTCCGGTGACCGACCCCGCCGGGGTGGACCTCGTGGCGAACGTCCACGAACAGGCCTTCGGCACCAGCAGCGCCCACCTGCGGCAGCGGCTGCTCGCCCAGCTCGCCGAGAACTCCGAAACCCTCAGCATGGTCGTCGCGATGGCCGGCGACCTGCCCGTGTGCGCGGCGCGGATGGAACTGAACCCGGGCACCGACTTCGCCGGTCTCTGGGGCGGCGGCACCGTGGCTGCCTGGCGAGGCCGGGGCATCTACCGGGCTCTGGTCGCCCACCGCGCCCGGACCGCCGCCGACCTCGGCTACCGCTACCTCCAAGTCGACGCCACCGACCAGAGCCGCCCCATCCTGGAACGACTGGGGTTCACCGTGCTGAGCACCACGACTCCCTACATCTACGATCCCCACCACGAGGCGTAA
- a CDS encoding intradiol ring-cleavage dioxygenase, producing the protein MPMTDLSSAPMGRRRVLVAGSAAAAAIGIGAGTAAARPETASTATTNARVAAARDAAAICTLTKELTEGPYYLDHALVRANVAEDKKGVPLQLTLTVVDTATCAPLNKALVEIWYCDALGEYSGFVGNNGHQEPDDGTFLRGAVLTGADGVANLTGIYPGWYRGRCIHVHLKVHTDVTLTPDGSFTGGNEIHTGQLFFDEKITEAVAKLSPYSTNTVPRTPLSADGIYGNGGTAAGLLAVTALGSTPSAGYRGTLTVGVDPDA; encoded by the coding sequence ATGCCCATGACAGACTTATCCTCCGCCCCCATGGGGCGACGACGCGTCCTGGTCGCCGGAAGCGCGGCCGCCGCGGCCATCGGAATCGGCGCGGGCACGGCCGCCGCCCGCCCCGAGACGGCCTCCACGGCCACCACGAACGCCCGGGTTGCGGCGGCCCGCGACGCCGCCGCCATCTGCACGCTCACCAAGGAGCTCACCGAGGGCCCGTACTACCTCGACCACGCCCTCGTCCGTGCCAACGTCGCCGAGGACAAGAAGGGGGTCCCGCTCCAGCTCACCCTCACCGTCGTGGACACCGCCACCTGCGCACCGCTCAACAAGGCGCTGGTGGAGATCTGGTACTGCGACGCACTCGGCGAGTACTCCGGCTTCGTCGGCAACAACGGCCACCAGGAGCCGGACGACGGCACATTCCTGCGCGGTGCCGTGCTCACCGGCGCCGACGGGGTGGCCAACCTCACCGGCATCTATCCCGGCTGGTACCGCGGCCGCTGCATCCATGTCCACCTCAAGGTGCACACGGACGTCACGCTCACCCCGGACGGCTCGTTCACCGGCGGCAACGAGATCCACACCGGACAGCTCTTCTTCGACGAGAAGATCACCGAGGCGGTGGCCAAGCTCTCCCCGTACTCCACCAACACCGTCCCCCGCACTCCCCTGTCCGCCGACGGCATCTACGGCAACGGCGGCACCGCCGCCGGGCTGCTCGCCGTGACGGCGCTGGGCAGCACCCCGTCCGCCGGTTACCGCGGCACGCTCACGGTCGGCGTCGACCCGGACGCCTGA
- a CDS encoding PHP domain-containing protein has translation MAPGHHHPHDEHAVHSLPPALDLSVRDEELTPDQLSRRSMLRRAGLLGAGLGAVSVLDGGAARAVAATRAAPGSRQHGGGYLWLAGDHHIHTQYSNDGKYRVIDQVRQGARHGLDWMVITDHGNITHARIGVEKVNPDIREARETHRDALVFQGLEWNIPGAEHGTVFVHPGRDEVAVLKEFETSFDGSVKNAGDSTPQNEALAIAGLDFLSDAVRRRRVKAALMLANHPARKGLDSPHEIRGWRDAQPHIAVGMEGAPGHQAAGIPASAHGPGGARGLYENAPGPQSFAAYPAESYRTWGGFDWMTATVGGLWDSLLAEGKPWWITANSDSHNVYADTAMRGPGSDFETNGRQDDPVYRGGLDLEENDYWPGQYSRTHVGAEDFSYAAVMDGIRAGRVWVDHGGLISGLDARLSGDGRDGGSRGRSVTLGGTLHVARGARARLEVDIALANGTNWAGFAPKLARVDVIQGEVTGAVGDRDTFAAPRTRVVKSFEISRTSGAVRLSYDLGAVDRPLYVRLRGTDGNRTAVGARGAAVDPHGPAMDVPGDADPWRDLWFYANPMWVLPS, from the coding sequence ATGGCCCCCGGACATCACCACCCTCATGATGAACACGCGGTGCACAGCCTTCCCCCCGCCCTCGACCTGTCCGTACGGGACGAGGAGCTGACCCCCGACCAGCTCTCCCGGCGTTCGATGCTGCGCCGCGCGGGGCTGCTGGGCGCGGGGCTCGGTGCCGTGAGCGTGCTGGACGGCGGCGCCGCGCGCGCCGTCGCGGCGACCCGTGCGGCGCCCGGCTCCCGGCAGCACGGCGGCGGCTATCTGTGGCTGGCCGGGGACCATCACATCCACACCCAGTACAGCAACGACGGCAAGTACCGGGTCATCGACCAGGTGCGGCAGGGCGCCCGGCACGGCCTGGACTGGATGGTGATCACCGACCACGGGAACATCACCCACGCCCGGATCGGGGTCGAGAAGGTCAACCCCGATATCCGCGAGGCGCGCGAGACCCACCGGGACGCACTCGTCTTCCAGGGGCTGGAGTGGAACATCCCCGGCGCCGAGCACGGCACGGTCTTCGTCCACCCCGGCCGTGACGAGGTGGCGGTGCTCAAGGAGTTCGAGACCTCCTTCGACGGGTCGGTCAAGAACGCCGGCGACTCCACCCCGCAGAACGAGGCCCTGGCCATCGCCGGTCTCGACTTCCTCTCCGACGCGGTGCGCCGGCGGCGCGTCAAGGCCGCGCTGATGCTCGCCAACCACCCCGCCCGCAAGGGCCTCGACTCCCCGCACGAGATCCGCGGCTGGCGGGACGCCCAGCCGCACATCGCCGTCGGCATGGAGGGCGCGCCGGGCCACCAGGCGGCCGGGATCCCGGCCTCCGCACACGGCCCGGGCGGTGCGCGCGGACTGTACGAAAACGCCCCCGGCCCGCAGTCCTTCGCCGCGTACCCGGCCGAGTCGTACCGCACCTGGGGCGGCTTCGACTGGATGACGGCGACGGTGGGCGGGCTGTGGGACAGCCTGCTCGCCGAGGGCAAGCCGTGGTGGATCACCGCCAACTCCGACTCCCACAACGTCTACGCCGACACCGCGATGCGCGGCCCCGGCAGCGACTTCGAGACCAACGGGCGGCAGGACGACCCGGTGTACCGGGGCGGGCTGGACCTGGAGGAGAACGACTACTGGCCGGGCCAGTACAGTCGCACCCATGTGGGCGCCGAGGACTTCTCGTACGCCGCCGTCATGGACGGCATCCGGGCGGGCCGGGTCTGGGTGGACCACGGCGGCCTGATCAGCGGCCTCGACGCGCGGCTCAGCGGCGATGGGCGTGACGGTGGGAGCCGGGGCCGCTCGGTCACCCTCGGCGGCACCCTGCATGTGGCGCGGGGCGCCCGGGCGCGGCTCGAGGTGGACATCGCGCTGGCGAACGGCACCAACTGGGCGGGGTTTGCGCCGAAGTTGGCGCGGGTGGACGTCATCCAGGGCGAGGTCACGGGGGCGGTCGGCGACCGCGACACGTTCGCGGCACCGCGCACCCGGGTGGTGAAGTCGTTCGAGATCAGCCGCACATCGGGGGCGGTGCGGCTCTCCTACGACCTCGGCGCCGTGGACCGTCCGCTGTACGTACGGCTGCGCGGGACCGACGGCAACCGGACGGCGGTGGGCGCGCGGGGCGCGGCGGTGGATCCGCACGGCCCGGCGATGGATGTGCCGGGCGATGCGGATCCCTGGCGCGACCTGTGGTTCTACGCCAACCCCATGTGGGTGCTGCCCTCCTGA